The proteins below are encoded in one region of Aquisphaera giovannonii:
- a CDS encoding sigma-70 family RNA polymerase sigma factor produces MTSTPEPMTAEDLERFRAYLNVLARAQVSPALRDRLDLSGVVQQTLLEAVRGMSADPRGRTEDEAAAWLRAILGHNLADGLRRLNTQKRDVRRVRSLTAALDQSSARLADCLADGEPSPSRKLIHHERMLAVARALEALPENQRRAVEMHHLQGMPLAEIAAALGTTRPAVAGLLHRGLKALRANLDES; encoded by the coding sequence ATGACCTCGACACCCGAGCCCATGACGGCCGAGGACCTGGAGCGATTCCGGGCTTACCTGAACGTCCTCGCGAGGGCGCAGGTGAGCCCGGCCTTGCGCGATCGGCTGGACCTTTCCGGGGTGGTCCAGCAGACGCTGCTGGAGGCCGTCCGGGGGATGTCGGCCGACCCGCGCGGTCGGACCGAGGACGAGGCGGCCGCCTGGCTCCGGGCCATCCTCGGCCACAACTTGGCCGACGGGCTCAGGAGGCTCAACACGCAGAAGCGGGACGTCCGCCGCGTCCGCTCGCTGACGGCCGCGCTGGACCAGTCGTCGGCGAGGCTCGCGGACTGCCTGGCCGACGGCGAGCCCTCGCCGAGCCGCAAGCTGATCCACCACGAGCGGATGCTCGCGGTGGCGCGGGCGCTCGAGGCGCTGCCGGAGAATCAGCGGCGGGCCGTCGAGATGCACCATCTCCAAGGTATGCCCCTCGCCGAGATCGCCGCCGCGCTCGGGACGACGCGGCCGGCGGTCGCCGGCCTGCTGCATCGGGGGCTCAAGGCGTTGCGGGCGAACCTGGACGAGTCCTGA